In Citrus sinensis cultivar Valencia sweet orange chromosome 2, DVS_A1.0, whole genome shotgun sequence, a single genomic region encodes these proteins:
- the LOC102626552 gene encoding uncharacterized protein LOC102626552 isoform X1: MGDHFVLLVDRLLTESTLEAAIQESRNRSMQATPLAVDDSKADYSSPNVEFGDISTPRKLVECRICQDEDADSNMETPCSCCGSLKYAHRRCVQRWCNEKGNTTCEICQQQFKPGYTAPPPLFQFGNIPMNFRGNWEISRRELNNPRIIMVAADHSFLQSPTYEEYSASNTRSMICCRSIALIFVFLLILRHTLPVILSRTNDYSFPIFLQLFLRTAGIVLPIYVMVKAVTALQRHRYQQVSPNSSFTSSDSDEETEQSSPQPIGHVLHVH, translated from the exons ATGGGAGATCATTTTGTATTGCTGGTGGACCGGTTACTAACAGAATCCACCCTTGAAGCTGCAATTCAGGAGAGCAGAAATCGGTCTATGCAAGCCACACCATTAGCCGTTGATGATTCAAAAGCTGATTACTCTTCTCCAAATGTGGAGTTTGGAGATATTTCGACACCAAGGAAATTGGTAGAGTGCAGAATTTGCCAGGATGAGGATGCAGATTCAAATATGGAGACTCCATGTTCCTGTTGTGGCAGCTTGAAG TATGCTCATCGCAGATGTGTGCAAAGATGGTGCAATGAAAAGGGCAACACTACTTGCGAGATATGCCAACAG CAATTCAAGCCTGGTTATACTGCGCCGCCTCCCCTGTTTCAGTTTGGGAATATTCCAATGAACTTCAG GGGAAACTGGGAAATCTCCCGAAGAGAGCTAAATAATCCACGAATCATAATGGTTGCAGCTGATCATAGTTTCCTGCAATCTCCTACCTATGAAGAGTATTCTGCTTCTAACACAAGAAGCATGATATGCTGCCGTTCAATAGCTCTAATT TTCGTGTTTCTTCTTATCCTACGGCATACCCTACCTGTCATACTAAGCAGAACCAATGACTATTCCTTCCCAATATTCCTG CAGTTGTTCCTAAGGACTGCTGGGATTGTTCTTCCAATCTATGTCATGGTGAAAGCAGTAACTGCTCTTCAGCGCCATCGCTACCAACAA GTGTCACCAAATTCATCGTTTACTTCATCCGATTCTGATGAAGAAACCGAGCAGTCAAGTCCGCAGCCTATAGGTCATGTACTTCACGTTCATTAA
- the LOC102626552 gene encoding uncharacterized protein LOC102626552 isoform X2 — MGDHFVLLVDRLLTESTLEAAIQESRNRSMQATPLAVDDSKADYSSPNVEFGDISTPRKLVECRICQDEDADSNMETPCSCCGSLKYAHRRCVQRWCNEKGNTTCEICQQQFKPGYTAPPPLFQFGNIPMNFRGNWEISRRELNNPRIIMVAADHSFLQSPTYEEYSASNTRSMICCRSIALIFVFLLILRHTLPVILSRTNDYSFPIFLLFLRTAGIVLPIYVMVKAVTALQRHRYQQVSPNSSFTSSDSDEETEQSSPQPIGHVLHVH; from the exons ATGGGAGATCATTTTGTATTGCTGGTGGACCGGTTACTAACAGAATCCACCCTTGAAGCTGCAATTCAGGAGAGCAGAAATCGGTCTATGCAAGCCACACCATTAGCCGTTGATGATTCAAAAGCTGATTACTCTTCTCCAAATGTGGAGTTTGGAGATATTTCGACACCAAGGAAATTGGTAGAGTGCAGAATTTGCCAGGATGAGGATGCAGATTCAAATATGGAGACTCCATGTTCCTGTTGTGGCAGCTTGAAG TATGCTCATCGCAGATGTGTGCAAAGATGGTGCAATGAAAAGGGCAACACTACTTGCGAGATATGCCAACAG CAATTCAAGCCTGGTTATACTGCGCCGCCTCCCCTGTTTCAGTTTGGGAATATTCCAATGAACTTCAG GGGAAACTGGGAAATCTCCCGAAGAGAGCTAAATAATCCACGAATCATAATGGTTGCAGCTGATCATAGTTTCCTGCAATCTCCTACCTATGAAGAGTATTCTGCTTCTAACACAAGAAGCATGATATGCTGCCGTTCAATAGCTCTAATT TTCGTGTTTCTTCTTATCCTACGGCATACCCTACCTGTCATACTAAGCAGAACCAATGACTATTCCTTCCCAATATTCCTG TTGTTCCTAAGGACTGCTGGGATTGTTCTTCCAATCTATGTCATGGTGAAAGCAGTAACTGCTCTTCAGCGCCATCGCTACCAACAA GTGTCACCAAATTCATCGTTTACTTCATCCGATTCTGATGAAGAAACCGAGCAGTCAAGTCCGCAGCCTATAGGTCATGTACTTCACGTTCATTAA
- the LOC102625574 gene encoding sulfhydryl oxidase 2 isoform X1 — MSRRPAILIVNLLLCYLLRSEAAAFSVGSRAILRSLGDTEKKVEVDHAVELNATNFDAVLRDTPATYAVVEFFANWCPACRNYKPQYEKVARLFNGPNAAHPGIILMTRVDCALKINTNLCDKFSVGHYPMLLWGSPSKFVAGSWEPNQEKKEIRALEDWQTADGLLTWINKQTSRSYGLDDEKFENEQLPSNISDPGQIARAVYDVEEATTTAFDIILDHKMIKSETRASLIRFLQVLVAHHPSRRCRKGSAKVLVNFDDFSPSHMQSADKQEVVNNNGKGGLGNFPICGKEVPRGYWIFCRGSKNDTRGFSCGLWVLLHSLSVRIDDGESQFTFTAVCDFIHNFFVCEECRQHFYQMCSSVTSPFNKTRDFALWLWSTHNQVNERLMKLEASLKTGDPKFPKIIWPPKQLCSSCYRSHHHGDMKFRQIDWDQDEVFKFLTNYYGKTLVSLYKDREFLRNDGIDGALEDLVVSTNAVVVPVGAALAIALASCAFGALACYWRSQQKNRKYKYQLHSLKNI, encoded by the exons ATGTCTCGAAGGCCTGCGATACTGATTGTGAATCTACTGCTTTGTTATCTACTGAGGTCAGAGGCGGCGGCGTTTTCCGTTGGATCGCGTGCGATCCTACGATCATTAGGCGATACGGAGAAAAAAGTGGAGGTTGATCACGCCGTTGAATTGAACGCTACTAATTTCGATGCGGTTCTCAGAGACACCCCTGCTACTTACGCCGTTGTTGAGTTCTTCGCTAATTG GTGCCCTGCTTGCAGAAATTATAAg CCGCAATATGAAAAGGTTGCAAGGCTTTTCAATGGACCTAATGCTGCACATCCTGGTATCATATTGATGACAAGGGTGGACTGTGCACTCAAG ATAAATACCAACCTTTGTGATAAGTTTTCTGTGGGTCATTATCCCATGCTCCTTTGGGGGTCCCCTTCAAAATTTGTAGCTGGTAGCTGGGAACCGaatcaagagaaaaaggaaattcgTGCACTTGAAGATTGGCAGACAGCTGATGGTTTACTTACTTGGATCAATAAGCAAACGAGCAG ATCATATGGCTTGGATGATGAGAAATTCGAAAATGAGCAACTTCCATCAAATATATCAGACCCTGGACAG ATTGCTCGAGCTGTATATGATGTTGAGGAGGCAACGACCACTGCCTTCGACATCATTTTGGATCACAAG ATGATCAAATCAGAAACTCGGGCTTCACTAATAAGATTTCTTCAAGTTTTAGTGGCTCATCATCCTTCTAGGAG GTGTCGGAAGGGAAGTGCCAAAGTATTGGTGAATTTTGATGACTTTTCCCCATCACATATGCAGTCAGCTGATAAACAGGAAGTTGTCAATAATAATGGGAAGGGTGGCCTGGGGAATTTCCCAATTTGTGGAAAAGAAGTTCCTCGTGGATATTGG ATATTTTGTCGTGGAAGCAAGAATGATACTAGGGGTTTTAG CTGTGGTTTATGGGTTCTACTGCATTCTCTCTCTGTCAGAATTGATGATGGCGAGAGCCAGTTCACATTTACGGCTGTTTGTGATTTTATCCACAATTTCTTCGTTTGTGAGGAGTGTCGTCAACATTTTTACCAGATGTGTTCAAG TGTTACCAGTCCTTTCAATAAAACCCGTGATTTTGCCCTTTGGTTGTGGAGCACACATAATCAAGTCAATGAGAGATTAATGAAGTTAGAAGCATCTCTAAAAACTGGTGATCCCAAGTTCCCAAAGATTATATGGCCTCCAAAGCAGCTTTGCTCTTCATGTTATCGTTCACATCACCATGGAGATATGAAATTCAGACAGATTGACTGGGACCAAGATGAAGTATTCAAGTTCTTGACTAACTATTATGGGAAAACGCTTGTATCACTGTACAAGGACAGGGAATTTCTCAGGAATGATGGGATCGATGGAGCTCTTGAAGATTTGGTGGTCTCAACAAATGCAGTCGTGGTTCCTGTGGGTGCAGCATTGGCGATTGCTCTTGCTAGCTGTGCATTTGGAGCACTCGCTTGCTATTGGCGTTCACAGCAGAAGAATCGAAAGTATAAATACCAACTACACTCTTTAAAGAACATATGA
- the LOC102626552 gene encoding uncharacterized protein LOC102626552 isoform X3 — protein sequence MQATPLAVDDSKADYSSPNVEFGDISTPRKLVECRICQDEDADSNMETPCSCCGSLKYAHRRCVQRWCNEKGNTTCEICQQQFKPGYTAPPPLFQFGNIPMNFRGNWEISRRELNNPRIIMVAADHSFLQSPTYEEYSASNTRSMICCRSIALIFVFLLILRHTLPVILSRTNDYSFPIFLQLFLRTAGIVLPIYVMVKAVTALQRHRYQQVSPNSSFTSSDSDEETEQSSPQPIGHVLHVH from the exons ATGCAAGCCACACCATTAGCCGTTGATGATTCAAAAGCTGATTACTCTTCTCCAAATGTGGAGTTTGGAGATATTTCGACACCAAGGAAATTGGTAGAGTGCAGAATTTGCCAGGATGAGGATGCAGATTCAAATATGGAGACTCCATGTTCCTGTTGTGGCAGCTTGAAG TATGCTCATCGCAGATGTGTGCAAAGATGGTGCAATGAAAAGGGCAACACTACTTGCGAGATATGCCAACAG CAATTCAAGCCTGGTTATACTGCGCCGCCTCCCCTGTTTCAGTTTGGGAATATTCCAATGAACTTCAG GGGAAACTGGGAAATCTCCCGAAGAGAGCTAAATAATCCACGAATCATAATGGTTGCAGCTGATCATAGTTTCCTGCAATCTCCTACCTATGAAGAGTATTCTGCTTCTAACACAAGAAGCATGATATGCTGCCGTTCAATAGCTCTAATT TTCGTGTTTCTTCTTATCCTACGGCATACCCTACCTGTCATACTAAGCAGAACCAATGACTATTCCTTCCCAATATTCCTG CAGTTGTTCCTAAGGACTGCTGGGATTGTTCTTCCAATCTATGTCATGGTGAAAGCAGTAACTGCTCTTCAGCGCCATCGCTACCAACAA GTGTCACCAAATTCATCGTTTACTTCATCCGATTCTGATGAAGAAACCGAGCAGTCAAGTCCGCAGCCTATAGGTCATGTACTTCACGTTCATTAA
- the MAF1 gene encoding MAF1-like protein (The RefSeq protein has 2 substitutions compared to this genomic sequence): MKFLEYTPLDRINDFLDHLNLGERTIKGCLEAYSCKHTGTDKRLSISLEHEILDYLGKSLDTDSSSPAEFLLSRSSRKALIYLVLTLYHMYPDYDFSAVKAHQFFTEESWNTFKQIFETYMFEASKEWSETYGGSSLLETLYKALDEVVKLPECEIYSYNPDSDSDPFLEKGAIWSFNFFFYNRKLKRVVSFRFSCLSNLVAEGFLVNDSTYEEDGEIFDDMDM, from the exons ATGAAGTTCTTAGAATACACTCCTCTAGACCG CATCAATGATTTCTTGGATCATTTGAATCTTGGGGAACGTACTATCAAAGGATGCCTCGAAGCATATTCTT GCAAACACACGGGAACTGATAAAAGACTGTCTATCAGCTTGGAACATGAG ATTCTTGATTATCTTGGGAAATCATTGGATACTGACTCTTCCTCACCAGCTGAATTCCTTTTGAGCAGATCCAG CCGAAAGGCATTGATCTACCTGGTGCTTACCCTCTATCACATGTATCCGGACTATGACTTCAG TGCTGTGAAAGCACACCAGTTCTTCACAGAGGAAAGCTGGAACACTTTTAAGCAGATCTTTGAGACCTACATGTTTGAAGCTTCAAAG GAATGGAGTGAGACATACGGAGGCAGTTCCCTTCTGGAAACATTATACAAGGCTTTGGATGAG GTTGTGAAGTTACCTGAATGTGAAATTTACAGTTACAATCCAGATTCTGATTCAGACCCATTCCTTGAGAAAGGAGCAAT ATGgtctttcaatttcttcttctacAACAGAAAACTAAAGCGTGTTGTCAGTTTCCGGTTTTCTTGCTTAAG TAATTTGGTGGCGGAGGGATTTCTAGTCAATGGCTCAACTTACGAAGACGATGGAGAAATATTTGATGACATGGACATGTGA
- the LOC102625574 gene encoding sulfhydryl oxidase 2 isoform X2, which yields MSRRPAILIVNLLLCYLLRSEAAAFSVGSRAILRSLGDTEKKVEVDHAVELNATNFDAVLRDTPATYAVVEFFANWCPACRNYKPQYEKVARLFNGPNAAHPGIILMTRVDCALKINTNLCDKFSVGHYPMLLWGSPSKFVAGSWEPNQEKKEIRALEDWQTADGLLTWINKQTSRSYGLDDEKFENEQLPSNISDPGQIARAVYDVEEATTTAFDIILDHKMIKSETRASLIRFLQVLVAHHPSRRCRKGSAKVLVNFDDFSPSHMQSADKQEVVNNNGKGGLGNFPICGKEVPRGYWIFCRGSKNDTRGFSCGLWVLLHSLSVRIDDGESQFTFTAVCDFIHNFFVCEECRQHFYQMCSSVTSPFNKTRDFALWLWSTHNQVNERLMKLEASLKTGDPKFPKIIWPPKQLCSSCYRSHHHGDMKFRQIDWDQDEVFKFLTNYYGKTLVSLYKDREFLRNDGIDGALEDLVVSTNAVVVPVGAALAIALASCAFGALACYWRSQQKNRKPRRSWN from the exons ATGTCTCGAAGGCCTGCGATACTGATTGTGAATCTACTGCTTTGTTATCTACTGAGGTCAGAGGCGGCGGCGTTTTCCGTTGGATCGCGTGCGATCCTACGATCATTAGGCGATACGGAGAAAAAAGTGGAGGTTGATCACGCCGTTGAATTGAACGCTACTAATTTCGATGCGGTTCTCAGAGACACCCCTGCTACTTACGCCGTTGTTGAGTTCTTCGCTAATTG GTGCCCTGCTTGCAGAAATTATAAg CCGCAATATGAAAAGGTTGCAAGGCTTTTCAATGGACCTAATGCTGCACATCCTGGTATCATATTGATGACAAGGGTGGACTGTGCACTCAAG ATAAATACCAACCTTTGTGATAAGTTTTCTGTGGGTCATTATCCCATGCTCCTTTGGGGGTCCCCTTCAAAATTTGTAGCTGGTAGCTGGGAACCGaatcaagagaaaaaggaaattcgTGCACTTGAAGATTGGCAGACAGCTGATGGTTTACTTACTTGGATCAATAAGCAAACGAGCAG ATCATATGGCTTGGATGATGAGAAATTCGAAAATGAGCAACTTCCATCAAATATATCAGACCCTGGACAG ATTGCTCGAGCTGTATATGATGTTGAGGAGGCAACGACCACTGCCTTCGACATCATTTTGGATCACAAG ATGATCAAATCAGAAACTCGGGCTTCACTAATAAGATTTCTTCAAGTTTTAGTGGCTCATCATCCTTCTAGGAG GTGTCGGAAGGGAAGTGCCAAAGTATTGGTGAATTTTGATGACTTTTCCCCATCACATATGCAGTCAGCTGATAAACAGGAAGTTGTCAATAATAATGGGAAGGGTGGCCTGGGGAATTTCCCAATTTGTGGAAAAGAAGTTCCTCGTGGATATTGG ATATTTTGTCGTGGAAGCAAGAATGATACTAGGGGTTTTAG CTGTGGTTTATGGGTTCTACTGCATTCTCTCTCTGTCAGAATTGATGATGGCGAGAGCCAGTTCACATTTACGGCTGTTTGTGATTTTATCCACAATTTCTTCGTTTGTGAGGAGTGTCGTCAACATTTTTACCAGATGTGTTCAAG TGTTACCAGTCCTTTCAATAAAACCCGTGATTTTGCCCTTTGGTTGTGGAGCACACATAATCAAGTCAATGAGAGATTAATGAAGTTAGAAGCATCTCTAAAAACTGGTGATCCCAAGTTCCCAAAGATTATATGGCCTCCAAAGCAGCTTTGCTCTTCATGTTATCGTTCACATCACCATGGAGATATGAAATTCAGACAGATTGACTGGGACCAAGATGAAGTATTCAAGTTCTTGACTAACTATTATGGGAAAACGCTTGTATCACTGTACAAGGACAGGGAATTTCTCAGGAATGATGGGATCGATGGAGCTCTTGAAGATTTGGTGGTCTCAACAAATGCAGTCGTGGTTCCTGTGGGTGCAGCATTGGCGATTGCTCTTGCTAGCTGTGCATTTGGAGCACTCGCTTGCTATTGGCGTTCACAGCAGAAGAATCGAAA GCCAAGGAGAAGCTGGAACTGA